The genomic interval CGCCGAGAATGTGCACGACTTCGCCTGGGCGGCCGACCCGGACTACATCCACGAAGCCTGGCACGACGACAGCCTGGGCGTCACCTACCACCTGCTCTTTCAGCCTGACGTGGCCGAGCGCTGGCAACCCATGCGCCAGTGGGTGCCCTGGCTCATTCGCTACTACAGCCGGCGCATCGGACGCTACCCCTACCCGCAGTTCACCGTCGTGCAGGCGGGCGACGGCGGCATGGAATACCCGATGATCAACTTCATCACGGGACACCGCAGCCCGTTTTCGCTGCTGGGTGTGACGGCCCACGAAGCGGCGCACGAGTGGTTCTACGGCGTACTGGCCTCTAACGAGAACGCCTATGCCTGGATGGATGAAGGCTTCACAAGCTGGGCCACCACCGAAGCCGTCGCACACCTGTTGGGCCAGGCGCCCGATCACCGGGATGCCATGCTGAGCGTCGTGCGCCTGCAGCAAATGGGCCTCTTCGAGCGCCTGAACACGCCCGCCGACTGGTTCGCTTCCAACGCTGCCTACAGCGTGGCCGCCTACCCCGGCGGTGAGATGCTACTCGACCTGCTGGGCTATGTGCTCTCCGATTCGCTGCGCGACGCCTTCCTGCGGGCCTATTTCCACACCTACGGCCTGCGCCATCCCAATCCCTACGACGTCGAAAAAGTCGCCGAGCAGGTCAGCGGCCTGCGGCTGGACTGGTTTTTCGAGCAGCTGACCAACAGCACGTACACCTACGACGACGCGCTGGAGGTCACCACGCAGCAGCGCACGCCGGAGGGCTGGCGCGTGACGCTCCGGCTCCATCGCCGGGGATCCATGTTTCTGCCGGTCGATATTCGGCTGACGCTTGCCGACGGCCGCATGCAGTGGGTGCACGTGCCGCTCGGCCTGGCTCAGGGCCATAAGCCGGTGCCCTCCGACTGGATCGTGGCCGAGCCGTGGTTGTGGACGTTCCCCCGCTACACACTGACGCTCACACTGCCGGCCCGGGTCGTACGGGCCGAGCTGGACCCGCTCCAGCGCACACCCGATCACGACCGGCTGAACAACACCTGGCCGTTTCCGCTGCGGGTTTCCTTTCTGCAGCCACTTTCGTTCGATCCGGCCGTCTATCTGGCCACGTGGCGTCCGCTGGCCGCCTATGCCTACGACTTCGGTCCCGGCATCGGGATGCAGCTGCGCGGCCGTTACTTCTTCGATCGTCATGAAGCGCTACTTACGCTGAAGCTCTGGCCTGAAGTGCTGCTCAGCAACGGCCGAAGACCGGAGCGTCCCTGGGTGCGCGACCGCAACGCCTGGTGGGCGGGTATCGACTACACGCTGCGCTACAGCGATCGGCTGGCCCCCCGCACCCGCTGGCACCTGCAGCTCGAAAAGCACCTGGGCGTGCTGGAAAACCGCATCGGCCTCACGCACACACTGGGTCGCTGGGCGGCCCTGGGCCACGACTATGGGACGTTCACGCTGGAGCTGACCCACCAGTACACGCCGGGCTTTCGCACTTTCGCTTTCGAAAACGTCCCGGTGTGGACGCCCGGTATGCATCTGGTGTGGACCGGACTGCGCTATCGCATCGAACGTCCCTTCGGGCAACTGGAGGCGCTACTGGAAACCGGTGAAGGCGAAAACGGCAAAGGAGCAACCCGGGGAGTGCTCGATCTGCACTGGCATTTCGTGCGCCGCCCCACTTTGCGGGCGACGCTGCATGGACAGGCAGGCTGGGGCGATGGCCAGCTTCCCTTCAGCCGCGTCTTCCGACTGGGAAGCGCGCCGGTCGAGACGGCCTGGCGCCATGCAGGCTTCCGGAGCGTGGCCGCGCTGTTTGCCGACGCCCGCCGCTCGCTTCATCTGATTCCGCTCGAAGCGCCCGGTCCCGTGGCTTACTGGAGTCCCGAAGTGCGCGACCCGCTGCGCGTGCAGGGCAACGTGCTGATGGCCGCCAGTCTGCAACTGCGCTGGACACCTTTCCATCCGCGTCCGCTGCGCCCGCTCCAGCTGGAAGGCTTTTTGGGAATCGGCCAGACCTGGTTCACCGAGCCCACGCTGGCCAGCCGCTACACGTTCGGCTGGGATCGTTTT from Rhodothermus marinus carries:
- a CDS encoding M1 family metallopeptidase; protein product: MPSIVRIASVLLLWLLLSTSLAAAQTSPAWQQRVRYEMDIRLDAAQHRMRGRSRIVYYNHSPDTLRHVFFHLYFNAFHPQSMMAERNRHLPDPDRRVVPKIWRLGPDEQGFHRITYLAQEDRPLTFRITDTVLKAELDRPLAPGDSTVFEIRFHSQVPLQTRRSGRDNAEGIDFSMSQWYPKIAAYDGRGWHPDPYIGREFYGVFGTFDVRITLPACYTIGATGILLNADEVGHGYDRINSRSWTRFDPREAGLQCTPGDSLTWHFHAENVHDFAWAADPDYIHEAWHDDSLGVTYHLLFQPDVAERWQPMRQWVPWLIRYYSRRIGRYPYPQFTVVQAGDGGMEYPMINFITGHRSPFSLLGVTAHEAAHEWFYGVLASNENAYAWMDEGFTSWATTEAVAHLLGQAPDHRDAMLSVVRLQQMGLFERLNTPADWFASNAAYSVAAYPGGEMLLDLLGYVLSDSLRDAFLRAYFHTYGLRHPNPYDVEKVAEQVSGLRLDWFFEQLTNSTYTYDDALEVTTQQRTPEGWRVTLRLHRRGSMFLPVDIRLTLADGRMQWVHVPLGLAQGHKPVPSDWIVAEPWLWTFPRYTLTLTLPARVVRAELDPLQRTPDHDRLNNTWPFPLRVSFLQPLSFDPAVYLATWRPLAAYAYDFGPGIGMQLRGRYFFDRHEALLTLKLWPEVLLSNGRRPERPWVRDRNAWWAGIDYTLRYSDRLAPRTRWHLQLEKHLGVLENRIGLTHTLGRWAALGHDYGTFTLELTHQYTPGFRTFAFENVPVWTPGMHLVWTGLRYRIERPFGQLEALLETGEGENGKGATRGVLDLHWHFVRRPTLRATLHGQAGWGDGQLPFSRVFRLGSAPVETAWRHAGFRSVAALFADARRSLHLIPLEAPGPVAYWSPEVRDPLRVQGNVLMAASLQLRWTPFHPRPLRPLQLEGFLGIGQTWFTEPTLASRYTFGWDRFLADAGVGLGYNVSDLPGLRRWTALSELLQDLRLRLRVPLWVSDPDLLGERDALRFRWMLGIVVGR